The Lacerta agilis isolate rLacAgi1 chromosome 14, rLacAgi1.pri, whole genome shotgun sequence sequence GGGTCAGTAAAAAGCAATGCCTCAACTCACATGAGGAATCCACTAGCAATTGAGTGAAGCTCAGGTGGTTAGTAATGTAGGACCAAGACAGCAACAGTGATCTTTGCTGGTTGTAAGCAAGCGATATTTGTGCCATTGCATGGTCATGGGATTCATTCATTTAGGCATCCAGCCTAGCTTCTGATTTCACAATTCTGTGGCACTTGAGCCAACCTGCCATAGTCTTAACTCTCATCTTAAAATGGCATattgtttcccccttttctttcttatcATTGAATTATTTAGACATGAATAAGAAAATTATGTGATCTGGCTGAGAGTACAACAAATTATGTGATCTGGCTGAGAGtacaaccaacccccccccccataaataggTCATGAGAATACTGGTAAATTCTGTTGTATAGCTATTTCCCGATAATTTTATATTACCAAACAGGTTTTTCTGTAGCTGACTTGTAGCCCAACAAACATTCTGGTTCTGGTGTGGGTGTTGGATGCTTACAGCAGAGAAGGgaaatctatggccctccaggtgtgtcTGCATGACAGCTCCAATATCCCCTGACCTATGCTTATTAGATCTGACAAAAGTTGgaacccaacaatatctggaaggccacagctttcAATCCCTGGACTCCAGTTACCACACAAGATTATTAGCAGAAAGCAGATGTTGTTTGCATATCCAGGCACATGATGTCTGCTACCTGGTGCACAGTCTCAGtatgaaataagatgtaagacATTGACGTTGGGTggaaattggccacaacttttattgattgCAGATGGAATAGGCTTTGGCCAAAGTCATTGGGTATGCATCTGGTATCAAGCAGCCAAACAGCTGGTTGATAAGTAGGtgtagaaaggagggggggtcaCCTGCCAGGGCCACCTTTGGGAAGGGTGCTATGGCCCCTGTGTGGACTCCCAGAGACAGCCCCTCCCTGGCTCCTTTTCCTGATCAGCTAAGGATACAACCCAATGCcttaactgccaaagttgtgacgtttgctatgaggtaggcgaaaatcTACAGACCAGCCAATTTGTCTTCAGGAAAAtcctccctggccctgaatatgGTGACCACATATACCATAGCAAGGTCCACATTGTCCTGCCCACTCACCTTTGGACAACACTACATACAGGCTATATACAAATGGGAGAGTGGGTGGTGAATCCTGTGGCAAGGTCACCCCTAGAGGTGACCTGATTGCCTAATATTTTTATCTCCCTAAATATCCCTGTTAGCGGTACTGTTAGCCACCCATcctagaaaaaaacaaacaaacaaaaaacaaatccaaaACCCAGTGACCCTGATTTCACTGTTCATGAATGGGACAAACAAATAGAGGTGAGGTTCAACTTAACCCTAGATCATggcactgtttattattattgttatgttttGATCAGCCTCTGCTTCCTCATTAATATTTCCTGTGGGATTAGAGGTTTCCTTAAGTCTAACAGGATGCCCCAGCGGTTTTTCTCCTAATTTCCCTTCTTCCTCGGAGACTCTTGCAGCTTAAACTCATCCTTCCTGAAATTAATAGTCTGTAAATTAACAGGTCATGAGGCAGTTGATATTTAAAAGAATTGAAATCATtccaaaatacatttattttttagtaaCAAACTCGGTTAAATGCTTTAAAGTGACGTGCTGCAGTGCTGTGAGGAATCTAATTGGATGTCTTGTCAACAAACCACAGACTTAATAACTTCTCCAACTGTAAAATCCTGGATTATGGGAAAAGTATAAGGTAGGATGAATaatgaaggaaaagagaaaactgAGACAATGTTCTGAACCTTtataaatgaatttcagtagTAGGTGCttcagtttagggaagtttttaaactgtgactttgtattgtattttggtatttgttggaggccgcccagagtggctggggagacccggccagatgggcggggtataaataataaattattattgttgttgttgttgttgtaatcatATTTCTCTTTAACAAATGTTGGCATGGATGAAAATGCAGGACTGGGTCAGTACTGATTTTATAATTGTGCCATGCGAtgaaagcagcaggagaaatAAAAAGATTTATCATAGTTGGAAGAAAGGTGCAAAAATTGGACACCTTTAAAGTCAACTGGTTCTTTTTCTAGTGGGAGAATTAAGCACATTCTTACTTTCTTAAATTTCCCATAGAAATCAAGGGGACTTTAAACTAATGTATGATGATGCTTATGAGTCCTGCTCTTAAGATCCAGAGTAGGAGAAAGCAGGAGAGACTGGGGAGACCTGCATTCAAGCACCTATTTATGTAGCCCCATTTGCAGGGAcaatatttttttgttatttcttcAGGTGATGGTAATATGTggagattgttttgttttgctttgcttttagaaGCATAGTTTAGCCTCCTCTCTCAAAAAAGAGTGGTGGCTCTTTTCTGAGTCTGGAGAGCTAACATGTTTCTCCATAATACCTTGTGTCTTTcaagtagagatctttcccattCTGCATCTgtaatggaattgttttaaacgtgttttaaatacatttatttatttatttatttatttatttatttatttatttatttgtttgttttattttatcacTTATGTGTTTGTTTCCCTAGGTGCCTTTagaaggaagggtggaatatcacagcagcagcaacagcagcaactttCACACTGCAGAGAATGATGATGTGCACCAGTACCATTTGTATCATTCGGTTTTAAGCATTTAACTGTGCTTAAGACTTGTTGTTTTGATTGCTCTTCTGAATGGTGAAATTGAAGGCCAACCCATAATATTTGCAATATTGTGTTCCTCTCTTATTTGCACCAGATTATATGTCTGAATATGTTTTACCCAAAGATGCAACTTCTAAGCAGCACCGATAAGGAAAATCAACCTAATGTGACCGAGTTTGTCCTTATAGGATTTAGTAATCTCCGAGAGCTGCAAATTCTTCTCTTCttgctttttctgcttttctACATGGTTACCTTGGTTGGGAACATTCTCATTGTCATGCTTGTTATAGCTGATAAACATCTTCAtacccccatgtacttcttccttggGAATTTTTCTGGCCTGGAGACCTGCTATAGTTCTACTATTCTGCCCAAGACTCTGGCCAGCCTTTTAACTGGTGACAGATCTATTCAGTTCAATCTCTGCTTTGTTCAGCACTATTTCTTTGCATCGTTTGGGGCAGCTGAGTGCTATCTCTTATCTGTGATGTCCTATGATCGCTACTTAGCTATATGCCGACCCTTGCATTATGCAACCCGTATGAATGGTAAGTTCTGTGTGAAGTTAGTTGGTGTCTCTTTCATCAGTGGATTTCTGGCTATTTCCATAACAATAATATTAGTGTCCAGGTTAGCTTTCTGTGGCCCCAATGAAATAAATCATTTCTTTTGTGATGTCTTTCCACTCATAGAATTGTCTTGCAGTGACACTAGTCTTTTGAGGATTTTGATTTTCCTTGTTGCTTCTGTATTCACCGTTCCTCCATTTTTGCTGACGTTGATATCGTATGCTTCCATTATCACTGCCATATTGAGAATCAAGTCCACCAGTGGCAGACAAAAGGCCTTTTCTACTTGCTCATCTCATCTTATTGTGGTCACAATTTTCTATTCCACAATAGCCATTGTCTATGTGTTACCAAACACTGTCACACTGAGAGACCTTAACAAAGTATTCTCTGTCTTCTATGCTGTCCTGACTCCCATGATAAATCCACTTGTCTACAGCCTGAgaaacaaagaagtaaagaaggCACTGAAGAGACAGATCCATCGGTTGCTTGTAGATACATAGCTCAAGCAAGATGAATACATATGCCTTCATGTACCAAATAGGAAATTGGATTTTATCAGACggtgtcataaataaataaataaataaataaataaataaagcaagcaagcaagcactgcTCAATTTCAAAACCAGTTTATCTTGACACATGGGAAACATTATCCCAATCTTTCATGTGAATGCAGATCTAcccagcatggagaaagtggaaagaaataagattctctctctctctctctctctccctctctctctcataatgttGGAAcaggggtcatccaatgaagttgaagtATTGGAGATTCAGGACAAGTAAAAGGATACACTATTTCATACAGTTTAACTATAATGGCCACTCACCAATCCAGCAGTGGGTGATGTTTGAGACCCAGTGCAAGGCTCTACCATCATCCCACAGCCATGcctctttcttcctgcccatTACCACATCCCCAACAGCTGTCACGGTGGTCTCTGGGTTCCCACCAAACCCAGATTCAAATTCAGTCAATCCACAGAGGCTGGGGGCTGGGGCAACAGGAGCGGACTGTGCCAAGGGAAATTTCACTCTGGTCTGCTAGTATAAAAGGGGACCAAAGCAACCAGCGGCATGAATCTACCAACTAATAATGTAGTGGTGAAGCGTTCATGATGAATTTACATATCATTTAATACTGACTAGTAATTAACATAGTGACTGTTGCAGAATTAATGAATTAAGCCAGGTAGGCAAACAGTCAGCCAAATTCGAGTGCATCATCCGAGTCCTTTGCCTCTTTGTGTTAGAATGCCTGCAAGGTAACATTTCATTCTCAACAGCAGCAGCTTGGGGTTTGGATCTTGAAAGCATCAAGGCCATGGCATTCCAAAGCGTACAAGGGTTACATCCAACCAAGTCAGCAGTCACTTACAAGTTCCCTGTGACTCTTCCTTTCCAGGTATGCCCAGCAAGCATGTATGGATCCTTGGCCACAGTATCTTACTTTTGACAGGTGTCCACGCAGCCATGAATCACTGGGGCAAACACCTGAGCATCCACCCACAAGTCCATGTATCCTGGATGGGCCAAAATGAGATATGCTGGGATTCCCTCACGTGGAatacataaaaacatagcaaaacattgAAAGAGGGATTAGACAAAAATGggattagacacacacacaaaaacatggaATATTTGTTCATatacccctgggtatagggcagtatagaaattcaataaatgaataaataaaattctagATTTGATGGCTATATGCTAGTTTGCCTCGGAATATCAGTTGCTTGGGTTTAGGAGCAGAAGGATGCTACTGCACTCATGccttgcttgtaggcttcccatattAATCTGGTAATTTGAATTCTGGACTTTGGTCTCATCGACCTTGGCTCTCCTTATCTTTTTAAGTAATCATACTGTTGCACCCCACCTCAATCTCTGAGCTATGCAAGACTGCAGAGGGGTTCCCAATGGCTTGTCCAggatttgtgttttcttttggaaaatgaggcatagcagagactgtggtgtcattTATGGTTCATTTACACTTATATGtagcctgagcctatgatggagggattcacagcattGACACTCCAAGCTGTCTTTACCTGTCTTTACTCTACTCACTTGCTATCCCACAATGGGTCCCTCTGATCCACTGTTCTCTTTGTTACATTAATTAGAAGATGCAGATTCTCCCATCCACAGTAAATTTCCTTTGGGGATTTCATATTTCCCCCTTGTGGTTCCAAGGGACTGTTGATGTTGCTGAGTACTGTTTTAAAATCAGCATCTTATCCTTAGTAAGAGCTATACAAAGGAGTATGTTTAAAAATAGGGAGTGAGCTGTTCTCTACAACAAACAATCACTTTCAAGTCAGTTGTAGTTTTATATCTGTCATTTCCAGATATATAGTTGTTTGGGGGAGTTATTGCACTGGATCTATGAATTTGAAAGCAACTGGCTTTCCACATGGAAGAAAAACACGACAGTAAGTAAAACCCAAGTATGTGTGTTAAATAGAAATTTTACACTTCTACAGTGGAAGTGTGTGCAATGTCAATAGTGATTAAAGTGATCCACAATATTATTTACTTGGTACAGATGCAGGCTGATGAAACCCCAGAACTGAAAAATCAAACAGCCATCAAGGAATTCATTCTGTTGGGAttcaggcattttcaaaacatgAAGATTATTCTGCTACTGGTTTTTTCCCTGATCTACATAATGACtatggctgggaatgtcctcatAGTTGTGCTGGTTGTGACTGATCGACACCTTCATACTCCCATGTATTTCTTCTTGGGGAACTTATCTTGCTTGGAGTCCCTGTACACTTCAGCTATATTGCCTAGAATGCTGGCTAGCTTCCTGACTGGAGACAGGACTATTTCAGTCAATGGTTGCTTTGTGCAACATTATATTTTTGCATATCTGGCAGCTGTGGAGTGTTATCTCCTTTCTGCTATGTCCTATGATCGCTATTTAGCCATATGCAAACCTCTCCATTATGCATCCCTAATGGATGGCAAGTTGTGCCTCCAAATGGCAGCTGGATCTTGGGTGACTGGCTTTCTTGCTAGTACTACAACAATCATATTGATGTCACGGTTAGTCTTCTGTGGTCCTAATGAGATTGACCATTTCTTTTGTGACACTTTCCCAGTTATGAAGTTGTCTTGTAGCAACACAGTTCTTTTAAGAatactgattttaatttttgtatctaTATTTACCCTTCCTCCATTTACACTAACCTTAATGTCATACGTCTATATCATTGCTGCCATTCTAAAGATCCCATCCATTACTGGGAGGCAAAAAGCCTTCTCCACCTGCTCCTCACACCTCACTGTGGTAACCATTTTCTATGGCACAatagcagctgcatatgccttaCCAGACTCTGCCACCATGGGAGATGTGAACAAAGCCTTTTCTGTCTTTTACACAATCATAACACCGCTGATCAACCCTCTCATATACAGTCTAAGAAACAAGGATGTAAGGGAGTCTCTTCAGAGGTCTGCAGTTGTAGCATGGGTCAGAACTCAGGTAACGGATCATAAAGGAGGATTCTGCAGAATGTGTAAGCAAACAAATAGGAAAATAACAAGAAGGGAAACGGGAAGTTTTCATGAAAACCATTAAAACTAAATGTTTACCTATTATAGGACAATGGGGAAATCAAGCCTATGGGGTTGGGGAGGTAGAATCTGGGGCAGAAGAACCACCAATTCCCAAATCCTACTGGTTTTGTGCCAGTAAGGGTGGAAGGTGGCGGTGACTATGCAATGGTAATTGTAGCAGATATAGGTAGCTGGTCTCCTTTTGTTTGGTTCCAGGGGTTTGTCTGATTTGGGGCAGGTGGCATTTGGGTCCAAACACCTGAAATGAAATAATAGGAGACTAAAAGCAACATTGTAAAAGGGTTTCCTTTTTAGGGAATGGGTGTGAAGCAACATAcccattttcttctctctctctccttttcctcttcctccttccctctagTATTTGTAGTCATATTTAATATATAGGAATGTAAACATGAAATATCAATATAAATTAATAATCTCATATATTCATACAGAGACAATAAAATATGGTTTAAATAACATTGTGAATACTTATTCAGTGACCTTGTCTGCTATTATATTTACAGCATAAAGGGCTGGATAATATCTTGGAATGATAGATTCCAAAAACTATCAAACAGATTCTATTTTTCAAAATTTGTCCCACGCCCCCCCATCATGTTTTAAAGTCAACGGATTTGCTAGTAATTTTGAGGTCATGGCATCAGCTGCAGAGCTTTGTTTGTTGTACTTTTTCTTTCTCGGGGTTGCTCTGATAAGTCCTCCACCCAAAAAGATTCCATGGATAAAATTGCTGTCCTGGAAAAAGCGCTGAAATGGCCACCCCCAATTTGTTACCTGCAAATGAAGGTGAATTTGATTGCAGGATTAATTCAGTGTTTGTATTTCAGAAACTATAATATCTATAGGTTAAGTTGCATTTTAATAAGTTTATGAAAAATGGTACTGAATTTCAGAGTTGTACTGTATGGGAGCCCCCATTAAGCAATAATTATGTAAACTTTTTTTGGTAAGATTTCAATTTATTCTGCACCCAAGCAAACCATGCAtgttctcccacccaccacaaaaGCCCGTGAGTTACTCTTGTGTgtacagaggcgtaggaaggtcaggtggtacccggtgcaggaaatttcttgtcacccaccccattgattcccccccccctgaaaaaatggttttacgttatttcatattttcttacaaagtaataataacaagtagtaataataataataaaaaccttttatttatatcctgccctccctggccgaagtcgggttcagggtggctaacatcagatacataacattggtataatatcaaacaataattaaattatctcctaaaaacatctcaaaatcaaattaaagtctaattagatggctttccacagggttagggttgggaacagtaagtgctccactgaactgaaatttcagccttcacgacataggaaaacagccaagtaaacagctattttggtggaggggggtcaagatattaaccgatatgcatgaaatttcatatatagctatataatccctagtatagtaagataagacctttggagcaggcattttaaaaaagaaaaggtttttttatgaactgccctagtagggcagtaattgttccttgataatttgtcactccctccattatggaacatggggaggaccgccccctacgccccccccccttgctatgcccctgtgtgTGTATTTCAAATATGAAGTAGAAGACTTGTTGCAAgcagaatccctgatctggaccttgtgcagaATACAAATGCTACAAAATAAACTTTGCAAAAACAAACTAACACATTGCTCTTCAACAACTAGCAATGCGGCCCAGTCTTCTTTAAGTCCTTAATACGGTCCAAGGTCTAGCCTCTCGCTGCTCCCAGAGAGAGATCCATACATGCAACTTGTTTGTTCATAGCGCTGAGCTGACTGGCCTCTTCTCCTGCTGTGAAAATAAAGTGATCTCCAATTCCAAGAGATAGGTCATCAATTAAATTAGGCTGGAAAGAAACCTCCACTCCTCCTTGCTTCATCACCTACCTACTGCAAACCTCTGCACAGCATTTCAAATACAATGAATACAAACACAACATTTTATGCACAATAAACTTGTTTTTAACATGAAGCACTGCTCAATGGACTCTGTGTGCATCAGTACGCTATCTTGACCCTTATAAATGGTGGGACCTATGGGATTATTTCATTCTACTCTGCACCAAGCCAGGCCTTTTTGCTCTTTGAAGCatatttaaggaagtttttaagcagaggttggatggctatctgtcaagtacaatttagttgagattcctacattgcagggtgttgaactagatgacccctgagggcccttccaactctacaattctatcattctaaatAGCTGTTGTAACATTAAGTACATGATGTTAAGAAAGAACATGCAGTAGAAATATAGCTAACATaggacagcttttaaaaaaatggttagccTAGCCTTCCTCATCCTGGTAACCGCCAGTTGCTCTGGCCAACAATTAATTTCAGCCGGCATGTCcattggtcaggggtgataggagttgtagttcaaatcaCCTGGAAGGTATTAGGTTGAGAAATGCTGGTTAGCCCATGTGGCTCCATTGGGCTCTGGGAATTCCTCTGATTTGAGGAACTACATCTATCCATGTGTATGAATCATAGGGATTAGCTGATTCAAGGAGCAGtttatccacacacaccccacccagaTTATGACTGGGCATTGGAATATTTGGCCCCAGGCCTCTGCAGAGATGGGGGGCAGTCAGGAACACTTGCCCTGTGCCTTGAAGAGTTAAGCCATATGGAGGCCCCTGCCAGGGATCagttgcttttaatgtttgagttTAGAACTTTATTCTAATTTATCCTAATTATTCTAATCCCACCACAGGCCTAAGACAAGCCTGTTTGGTCTCAGTCAAAATTCCAACCTTGCTCATCAGCCTCTTGGTCAAGTGGTTTTATATTTCACATAGGGGTAGGGAATGGCATCTACAAATTAAGCCAGGGAAGGGATTTAATTTAAGGAAGGAGTGGGGGGAACTCAGGTCTGGGAGCCAAATGTTGCCTTTGAGGCCTCTCTGTTTGGCATTTGGCACCCACCACAGCCAACTCCTCTTTTGCCAGGCCACATTCCTCACACTCCTTGTGTATTTTTTCAATATCCTTGAATGTCCCctgccttgctggaatgtgtccttgcactCTAATGGCACTTACTTGTTTGGATGGATGGTGAAGAtgggtgtgagagtgtgtgtatcAACTAGGCTACTGTATAAACAAAAAATCCAtctctccacccactttttgcttcTGACTCTACCTATCACTCCCACGTGCCCCCTCCATGTTTGCCAGAACTGAAGATTGCCCACTCCTGAATTAAGATGCTCAGCAGACatcattaaagaaaataaatttatatattgctgatTGCTCCCTGTCCTGTAAATTCCCCTTGAGTGCAGAATGCACTAGTAGTAAGGAGGGGCATATTGTAATAATCACTATACCAAGAAGAAGCTAATCTTAATGTATAAAAGGCAACTCACATTcaaaggattctttcagatgtgATAGGTTTCCTTTCTGTATTTTCTCCAGTAATATTGTAATAATGGGCATGGTTCTGTTAGAGCATCTGACTGGAAACATATATTTGGACCTTGCGATCCAGATTACCGGTAAATAGGGGTTTATCCCTTTGTTTAGGGAAAGAGACATAACAGTGGAAAGGAACCTGGCCACATTTAGGAGCTTTCAGTTAACACGTTTCTTGATATTTTGACTTTCAGTGTCACCAGCATTTTCTTTTCTGACTGAGTACTTCAATGTATCAAatgaaagaacaaaagaagaatCACAAAGGAAATGTTAGATAGTTTGAATAAGACTATCCAACATGACAAAACAAATTCTATAGATGAGGAACTTCTAATGAAATTATGTGTTGGTTGCTGAAACGCTGGACAAAATTAACCTATGTGAATCAGTCATGACTACCCCATTAAAGGTAGGTAGCccattaatcttttttaaaatatataaaaatgcatgcaatatagtacagtggtacctcgggttacagacgcttctggttacagactctgctaacccagaaatagtacctcaggttaagaactttgcttcagggtgagaacagaaaccgtgcgGCGGtgggcgcggcggcagcgggaggccccattagctaaagtggtacctcaggttaagaacagtttcaggttaagagcggacatccagaacgaattaagatcttaaccagaggtaccactgtacttagcaATGCTTAGAATTGCAAGGGTGCAGGGGTCCTGGAGGGGTGAGTTAGACAGAGGAATGGAAATTTGGCAGGTTGGATTTCTAATGCAGATATTGTAGTTCCATTAGGTGGAAACAGGAAACCCTTATTCAATTTGAGAAATGAAATTATCGTTGTTGGAACTATAAACTCTTGCAAAAGCTAGCCAGGTTAAAAGTTGATGCATCTGAACAATTATCATATGGGGAACAAAGGAAATATGCTCCTTTTGAAGTGTTAGGATCCAAGCTATAAAAACCATTCAAATTTGCCATGAACCCTTTTCTATTTTACAGGTGCAGTtatatgaaaataaagaacagATAAATATAACTGAATTTATACATGTAACTGAATTTATTCTTCTGGGATTTGGTGATCACCACCAGGCACTGCTGATTCCTCTTTTCCTGTTGTTCCTTTTCATCTACATTGTGACGATGGTTGGGAACATCCTCATCATTTTACTAGTTGCCACTGACCGACACCTTCACACCCCAATGTACTTCTTCCTTGGAAACCTCTCATGCTTGGAAACCTGCTGCAGCTCAAACATCTTGCCAAGAATGTTATCCAGTTTCCTTACAGGAAGAAAAGTGATTTCAGTCAATGCATGTTTTGTGCAACATTACTTCTTCGGGTTTTTTGGAGGTGTGGAATGCTACTTATTATCAGCAATGTCCTATGACCGGTACTTAGCTATATGTAAACCTCTCCATTATGCCACCA is a genomic window containing:
- the LOC117057836 gene encoding olfactory receptor 5B21-like; amino-acid sequence: MQLLSSTDKENQPNVTEFVLIGFSNLRELQILLFLLFLLFYMVTLVGNILIVMLVIADKHLHTPMYFFLGNFSGLETCYSSTILPKTLASLLTGDRSIQFNLCFVQHYFFASFGAAECYLLSVMSYDRYLAICRPLHYATRMNGKFCVKLVGVSFISGFLAISITIILVSRLAFCGPNEINHFFCDVFPLIELSCSDTSLLRILIFLVASVFTVPPFLLTLISYASIITAILRIKSTSGRQKAFSTCSSHLIVVTIFYSTIAIVYVLPNTVTLRDLNKVFSVFYAVLTPMINPLVYSLRNKEVKKALKRQIHRLLVDT
- the LOC117057837 gene encoding olfactory receptor 6N1-like → MQADETPELKNQTAIKEFILLGFRHFQNMKIILLLVFSLIYIMTMAGNVLIVVLVVTDRHLHTPMYFFLGNLSCLESLYTSAILPRMLASFLTGDRTISVNGCFVQHYIFAYLAAVECYLLSAMSYDRYLAICKPLHYASLMDGKLCLQMAAGSWVTGFLASTTTIILMSRLVFCGPNEIDHFFCDTFPVMKLSCSNTVLLRILILIFVSIFTLPPFTLTLMSYVYIIAAILKIPSITGRQKAFSTCSSHLTVVTIFYGTIAAAYALPDSATMGDVNKAFSVFYTIITPLINPLIYSLRNKDVRESLQRSAVVAWVRTQVTDHKGGFCRMCKQTNRKITRRETGSFHENH